gtgcctaccaagggtgaatttaaatgaatgtcCTGCCTGGACTGTGTGTTCTCCTACTGTAAGACTCACCTGGAGCCGCATCTTACAGCATCAGGCCTGAGAAAACATCAGCTAGTGGAGCCTGTGAAGAACCTGTAAACCAGGATGTGTCCAAAGCACAGCAAACCTCTGGAGCTGTTCTTTCTGAGCGATCAGACACGTGTCTGCTTGATGTGTTCTGTTTTGGAACACAGGAGTCACCAGTTTGTCCCTCTGGGAGAAGATCTGTTTGAAGACAAGAAAGTTTATCTTCAgcagatgatccagaagagacGAGAGAAACTGAAGGAGATCAAAGAGTCAGTGAGGATCAGGAAGGACGCTGCAGACAGAGAGATAGCTGAAGGTGTGGAGATGTTCACTGCTCTGATGAAGCTTGTTCAAAGAGGCCTGAACAAGCTGATAGAGAAGATGGAGGAGCAACAGGaagcagaagagagagaggctgatagtttgatcaaagagctggaggaggaaatctctgagctgatgaagagaagctctgaggtggagcagctctccCACTCTGAAGACCGCCTCCTCCAACACTTTTGCTCCCTGAAAGCTCCTCCAGCCACCAAGGACTGGACAGAGGTCATGGTCCGTCCATCATCATATGAAGGGACTGTGCTGAGAGCTGTGACTCAGCtggaggacacactcagtgacaagatgatgaagatgaagatgttaGCGATGAAGAGGCTGCAGCAGTTTGCAGTAGATGTGACTCTTGATCCTCTTACAGCTCATCCTAACCTCgtcctgtctgatgatggaaaaCTAGTTTGCCACAGTGATGTGAGGAAGAACCTTCCAGACAACAAAGAGAGATTTTCTCCTAGTGTTAATGTTTCAGGGAAGCAGAGTTTCGGTTCAGGCAGATTTTACTTTGAGGTTCaggttaaaagaaaaactaagtGGTATTTAGGAGTGGTTAAAGAATCCATCAACAGGAAGGGATACGCCCCTCTGACTCCTAAGAATGGTTACTGGACTTTGATACTCAGAGATGGAAAGTTGTATAAAGCATGTGAAGATTCTTCAGTcattcttcatctgaagtgtgttcctgagaaggtgggtgtgtttgtggactatgaggggggtgtggtctccttttatgatgttgatgctgcagctctgatcgactccttcactcactgctgcttcactcatAAACTACAGCCATTCTTTAGTCCCTGTTTAAACTATGGTGGTAAAAACTCAGCACCTCTGATCATCTgccctgtcaatcaaagtgaatgatcagtgtcatgatgaagtctcaccaacaatagattcaatggttctctgcaaccattcacttctccaggttggttacgcactccatccaacctaacatgtatgtttctcaacagtgggaggaaacattttattaaagaaacttcacatttggtgtttggattgtTTTATGATCAGTTGAAAGGTGTTAGttgctagtaaaataggaacatgatgattttttctatgaaatgtaatggaaaaaaaatgctcaggTTATCTAAGGAGTTTTTGTAAGTCCATCTAAGTTTAATTTATAATTGTGTTGAGTATAACTGTGGTACATTTTGTTTCCAAGTGTTGTATGTGggtataaatgttgttttttgtcatattactTTTGAAACCTACATGTAAAAGAGGGTGATTGAACCTCAAAGAAGTATTCTATGTTTATCCAGGGttacttaattttaattgagtttaactgttttgttttttatttatttctctctgagttttatttcaagaaaaaagaCTTGTAAAGATCACATGCATTTATATACTTTATTACTGTATCTGTCACAGTGTGTTGTATGCCACcctttgtaaactttgtgtgattgttcaaacaaaaatacagaaaaataaaaaatgtggtgaaaataaaacatttgcaaatttccttttttaagtCACTATTACTCTTCCTCATTAActtaccctttaattaaagagaaaccgtgaagttttggtgtttaagaagtgtttatcacactggtagccctttggattatTCACTAGTTTTAAAGTAGCTCCATGTTTCACAAAGGTTGGTGACTTGttctttagatcagtggttttcaCGGCACgaccgccaaaataaaggtttcagaaagcggggacccccactgtagcagaaggtggttgaacacagacatgaactttgaagaacagtcatgtggagacaggatcatctataagggggaataaaggggagagatttttggggtccatccataaagtacgcaaaatgatggtccattgttctatgaatctgtgataaccacatttataatataatataatataatataatataatataatacaatgtaatgtgatataatataatataatatccactgttatccaggaagtttactatcattatagtcatcttaaagaaatccttttatttaattagacaaagtgaccaaaattaggaaaaaggtggtgacatgggtttttaaaaccacagaaatgggttaaaagtagcAAACTAGAGTgggtaaaaactgacaaaaagtgttaaaagggtttcaaattgtcaatattggaacaattagttgaaaCTTGCTAATAATGGGTATGACAAtttgtgaatgtgtttaaattggccaaaaagcATGGACTAtattgaaaagaggttaaaagtgacaataatgggtcaacatttgtcacattaggtggaaaagtggtggaaagggtttatatcggctgaaaatgtctggaaagtgaaaacacttgcacaaaaggcattgaaataagattgagaagtgtcagaaatgggagtgatgtagcaaaaatgctttaaaaggagcaaaaatatggcaagaaaaagtgatgaaaacatgttaaaatatggcaagtttggtttagttgcagaaaaagggtaaaaatgagcaaaaaacgTGGTCCTTGCTTTAGATACTGGTTCcaggctgctgtggtgtgtgcaGTCTCCTCTGTGGCCACTAGGTGTCAGCCTTCCTCTGCTAACAGCCTGACTCTTTGGATGGAGGTAAAAACCTATGTTTAGCTACAAAAAGTCCCTTTATGCACTGTTAAATAATCCCAATATGATTCTGAAATCTACAAACCAGTGACAATAAGCTGTTTCCTGGTCAGAATACCAGTTGTGAGTGAAGAAGAGGAAGTTAAAAGTTAATGAAGCTCCGTGAGTGAAGCACGTATTGTGGTTATCCTGCTACATGCTAACAATAATTAGGACTTTACTGGTTTAAAAACAGGTGTTAATCTGTCCAGGTATTCTCCCTAAAACCAGTCGGAGGGATGACAATTATGTTTCTTTGTTTGCTGTACTATAGTGCACTTTGTAACACTAAAACAATGCTAAAGTAGATACTATTAGCTAGCGGCCACCAGGGACGAGCagagcagcacaaccggagaccccccacggcaccccccgaACCATGAGCACGGCGGGACCCCCCCCCCAGGCGGAGCAGGccccagccacatcccccagcagtcccCCACCACCAGGGACATATTGGAGACAatatgctagtttttaattgaacatttgtaatgtccagggctttccaccacgcagtcagggtggaggcaatcagtgggtttttaaagcagttatgacgtttgagggtagcagtgataaaagggagatcagagaatttaaaatgtttgcagtctagctgttctattactagccaggtgttgtgatattcttttggttttagccattctgttaaatatagaatttggtttgctaggtaataatgcgtgaaattaggggcttccaacccaccctcgtttttgtttttttgaaaggttgaaaggcttatttttggttttttaaaccgagcatagaattttgtaattgcagaatctaatcttttgaaccattgcattggtggtttcagtgggatcatagagaacagtttattttaggtaagattttcattttaaaggggacatatcatgctaaatccactttttttagcccttaaatgcattttgatgtatatttagattgtttagaagcacagaaaagttcaaattaatctcttcaggtgctccgttgatatctttatattctgttttggtcatatttttcaatctgtttcgacttttcgattctctattacgttttttgaacaataacgtcagcggaactgccaaattaggatatcgactccaggcccaacacttcgagcaatccgccatttttattattcagtacaacgtctcccagcatcagaaccttttcaaagtgcctggttgagttttattttttatggaaatgtacccacatctgtgggtaaggtcatttttgtgtgcacgaagcacttcaaggatgactgcttctgcaacctccgccagaaTAAAGAaggaaccctcaatcagactttgtctgattgagggttcaattccttctatctttggagacgatgaacagagcactttggtaagctgtaaataacgctaaaaagtgtgatgataagatgtccctgtcattgttttgttagcattagcagttgcaccgtcttcatatgttagcgctgtgtgctcgttttagatccttgatgatatggcctacgtggtttaatttaagtctaaagttttcattagtcatttcattttgccgtttttgtctccgaaaagactgtattaaaattcattttgtgacgttagcttggcgctagcgttagctcggtgcttgtgttagctcacttgttagggttctgcaggttcatcatcttcattttcatctcgctccgccaggtcagactctggctcaaacatgtaaagctggatggacaagtatttcgttgttgacattgtgtaaataacgtgtgaataaactttttctgcgccgctacatagccatatctcttctatcaaactacaaaaatggccgagcagggtggagttgaacctggaaaGTGGgtggggtatgaagtgtctcatttgcatttgaacagaccgcaccaaaacgagttgctcttagaagcacatcagaaaaggggtagaaaaggggtggagctataataatgaggaattcagacccaagcaatgcagttccgctttatatagaccacaactgtatgatttatatctaaaaggaaggatttaaaaccatgatatgtcccctttaactgaggctattctgccaaggtgtgagatggggagattgttccatctccgcagatcttctgtgactttatccaacagcggATCTAGGTTTAgtataattaattcatttaggtttggtgatatatttaagcctagatatttaattgtatttttaggggaggggtattgtgggtattgggttgctgggttccatgaatcttttgttaatggaaggagtcatgattttgaccagttaatggaatagtcttataatttagagaagctgtttattagtttaaatacttcttctaatgaggattggggttcttccaaatagagtaaaatatcatccgcataaagattaattttgtgttctgaaatggatgagtggatttctttaataacagtattctgataaacagctgctgcgagaggttcaacaaatattgcaaaaagcaaaggtgagagtgggcaaccttgtctggttccccactgcagtgtgaagctttgggatgttattttgtttgtggttactgaggccttaggtttagagtatagggtggagatccattgtatgaatgattctccaaagccaaatttgccaaggacagcaaggaggaatgaccagttgattctatcgaatgctttttctgcgtcaagtgacaagattattgttttctttttagagttctgtgccatgttgatcaaattaaacagtcttctaacattgtctgttgagtgtctatttttaataaatactgtctggtcttggtatataattgtatgtactactttctctaacctggaagtgagtgctttggaaataatttttatgtctgtgttaataagagCGATGGGATGGTAGCTTgggggtaacatggggtttttgtctggtttaagtaataatgtaatgttagatgtattcatgtgacctcctacataacctttatttctaatctctgttactactctgaaaaagagcggcgccagcattgaccagaaatgttttaggaattcagcagggaacccatctggacctggtgctttgcctgttgacatactatccaaagcattttgtagttcttgtaaggttaatggtgagtctaaggtggttttctgctctatggtgagctgtggtagatttaagttattgaggaaggttttaatatattcagggtcagggtttaagtttgatgagtaaaggttttgataataatcatgaaaaatcttattaatgtcctgatttaagtttaaagtttgacctgaattatcagaaattgccgctatgaaatagttttatttgttgtgtttaagctgatttgctaaatatttgcctgatttattgttgtagtcaaagtttttgtaccgtagttgctgtaaaataaaatgcgtttttttagataaaattatgtccagattaagttttgtattttggagttttttccataaaagttcagacgggttagctgcgtattcttccgtaagtttcttaatttttttttcaatcgttttttctgctatctgttcctgttttttcttataagaagagtatgatataatcttccctctgatgacagccttgccggtttcccagagtaaggacggtgacacttccagaAAATCGTTTGTAattagaaagtcctcccattcttttcttatcattttaccaaattcactgtcattaagtaatgaagtattaaagcaccacagagaggataatttctgattagagtcacacttcagggtgagggatatcggggcatgatcgctaatgattataggatgtattttagaggaaatcttatgtgcgatggatttatttgagagaaaaaagtcaattcgggagaaggatttatgcacaggggagaagaaggtgtattcttttttagttggattgttcagtctccatacgtctcctattccaagatcatccatgtaattcattaatactttagcagatcgagacggttttgtatttgggcacttactggatctgtctaatgatgtgttgagtgtcagattgaagtcacctccgatgattacagATGAATCTGCAGATAGGTCCGATAACTCCCAAAAAACTCTCTGGAAGAATTCAGGGTCGTCGTTATTGGGGGCGtagaggtttagaattgtgaaacatttattatagattaccactttggtaataatatatctaccctctgggtctatggtggagttgattatgttaaagagcaaccttttgttgaaaagaaccgagactcctctttgcctggaattgaaacacgaattatatattttgttaaaatttgagtctgtcagagatttttcttctgattgaagtaagtgagtttcttgaaagaaaacaatgtctgcatttaatcttgatacataatcaaatatcttgatatttttagcctgcgagcgaatgccacgcacattccaagatgttactgtaaactgagacaTGGAAAGGAGTGCGGTTTAGTCCATACGATTGTGAGCATAACCAAGAGTCTGagagcatttgtgcacagctgtgTCGTGATAGACTTCGAtgcaagaaagaaagagaagaaatgcTTATCATGCGATACCACCACAGGGTAAGGGGCTGGGTTGAGAAGGTTAGTGAGAagcacaaacacaacaacaacaaccagtaccaaaagaataaaacacgcAACGGGTAATTATATAAAGCGTAGGAAGGGGGGGGTATTGAGTGGATGTGAAagaacacacatacatacacacacacttagtatatatacacatatccatgattttattttatttatcttttgaattatttcaattattttagatatatatatacatacatacttttttttaattttgttaacatacatagatatatatggatatacatacacatagaatacatacagtatatatatatatattatttatttatttattttctcgtGACTGAACATCAAAAACCTCCAGAGGACTACTGTGGTGAAAAACTTTGGGACATTGTTGAGCAGGAGATTGTTGCATGAGGATTTTTCCaaagtattacatttttttcatattgttaATCTAAAGGTTTTGTATATATAACacaagttaaattaaaaaaaaatgttaactgtttcttttcttgttttgttctgttcttTTCCCCCAGGTCATGAAAAAAATGTCCTTTCTGTAAAACCCAGCTTTGATCTCTGGGCCCCATGGATTGGGAAAGAAACCTGCAAGTCTGTGCTTGTGTTAAACATTAACTCAAAGGGACCCAGAATGGATTTTGTTATAAGGTTGAGGGAAGAAATGAAAATGAGACACATATGACAAGATATTCCAGAAAATCTGGGGAGCATTTGGTAATGGTTAGATGTGGTAgaggataattttttttcatcacatcTGTTACTCATGTTCAAATAAGTATTGTTCttgtcttctgttttttttaaaggtggctGGTCAGTGATTCTGTGCCCTCATGGTGTGGTGTACAGTTTGAAGTTCAATCTCCGAGCAGAGTCTCCAAGAGATTTTACAGATCTTCTATTATCTTGGAGGCATCTGTGTACGATTTTGCCAGGGGATTGGCAACCCATGCCAACCTTCGTTGCCCACAATCGCCACCTTTTCACCCACATGAAGGAAGACTGGCTGCCTCCACCCCAGAGAATATTAAAGCagctcagcagaaaaaaaagagagtctCACTGCCCTGGTCAATTGAAAAGCTGCATTCACCGGTTAAACAGGGACATCCCCTCACAGGATGCTCTGAACATTATGTGTTGTATGACAAATTCCATGAAGCCAACACCAGAGACCCTCAACAAATCCTGAGACGGATTAACCTTGTCCCGGAACTTCAGGGCTCATTGAATAGCCAGGTCGCTTAGCAGCTTTTCTCAACCAtgcagaaaaataactattaccTCAACAACATGTCACCATCGACACACATTTTCATGATGAGGAACATTGTTCACCAccgaaataaaaacacaaacgcTCAGCTTTTGGAGCACATTCTCAAGAGAGGACAGGAGTCACATCAGGGGCAAGACATCCTTTTGAATGATCTGGGACAAGCTGTACTGGGTAAATATGTAGACTAAgaaatgtacatgtttattgttgcaaatttaaatacagtttttaaattgtactcattTTTTAGTGAAAGACTCTGGAGTGTCGCCTTGCAAAAGGGTGATGCAACCACAGCTCGTTCCTGATGGTGCCCCTTTGCTGCAACAAATGCTTCCCACAGACCCTACTTCGAACAACAGTGGGTAGTAGGCCCAGACCAACAAATGTCAATGGATTTCTTGTTTAGTTCctactttcactttttttttctcttaatagACTATAATCCATGTGGACCACATTGTGAGTCCATCACAAAGGTTGACCAAGTTGGGGCTTGCCAACACTCTCAACTCATCCTGCTCAGGAACGGCTGGTAATTATTCTGTTTCCCCCTAATAGAGCCTCATTCATATCCTCTTAATGCAGCAAACAATGATTGACCAGGGGATATTTTTTGGACCTTTTCATTTGGAATATATTCTGGATA
This sequence is a window from Gouania willdenowi unplaced genomic scaffold, fGouWil2.1 scaffold_30_arrow_ctg1, whole genome shotgun sequence. Protein-coding genes within it:
- the LOC114459410 gene encoding E3 ubiquitin-protein ligase TRIM39-like, which codes for MCPKHSKPLELFFLSDQTRVCLMCSVLEHRSHQFVPLGEDLFEDKKVYLQQMIQKRREKLKEIKESVRIRKDAADREIAEGVEMFTALMKLVQRGLNKLIEKMEEQQEAEEREADSLIKELEEEISELMKRSSEVEQLSHSEDRLLQHFCSLKAPPATKDWTEVMVRPSSYEGTVLRAVTQLEDTLSDKMMKMKMLAMKRLQQFAVDVTLDPLTAHPNLVLSDDGKLVCHSDVRKNLPDNKERFSPSVNVSGKQSFGSGRFYFEVQVKRKTKWYLGVVKESINRKGYAPLTPKNGYWTLILRDGKLYKACEDSSVILHLKCVPEKVGVFVDYEGGVVSFYDVDAAALIDSFTHCCFTHKLQPFFSPCLNYGGKNSAPLIICPVNQSE